One Hyphomicrobiales bacterium genomic window carries:
- a CDS encoding DUF192 domain-containing protein, whose product MAASNTLPREAVVIETASGPVSFEAEIARTPSEQAKGLMFRQSLGEREGMLFVYPRQVASMWMKNTYISLDMLFIDEHGRIVRIARETEPFSAAIITSGTPVTGVLEIGGGLARRLGIAVGDRVRHPHFPEP is encoded by the coding sequence ATGGCCGCCAGCAACACTCTGCCGCGCGAGGCGGTCGTGATCGAAACCGCCAGCGGCCCCGTGTCTTTCGAGGCAGAGATCGCGCGCACCCCGAGCGAGCAGGCCAAGGGGCTGATGTTCCGGCAGTCGCTCGGGGAACGTGAAGGCATGCTGTTCGTCTACCCGCGTCAGGTGGCCAGCATGTGGATGAAAAATACTTATATCTCACTCGACATGCTGTTCATCGACGAACACGGCCGCATCGTGCGCATCGCGCGCGAGACGGAGCCATTCTCGGCCGCCATCATCACTTCGGGCACGCCGGTGACCGGAGTGCTCGAGATCGGTGGGGGGCTGGCGCGTCGGCTCGGAATTGCCGTCGGTGATCGCGTTCGACATCCTCATTTCCCGGAGCCCTGA
- a CDS encoding cold-shock protein produces the protein MDRFPPEKRPEGTPAEQRDAKSEAGGEAGVDVFEVVGHIKWFDASKGFGFVVPENGMPDVLLHVTCLRAGGYQTAYEGARVHCQVLKRQRGLQAFRILNMDESTAVHPSEIQARTHVSVEPESDWERCQVKWFNRISGFGFLTRGEGTEDIFVHMETLRKYGFTELRPGQWVLCRHGRGPKGAMAAELRPDSEAGYRSPH, from the coding sequence ATGGATAGGTTTCCACCCGAGAAGAGGCCAGAAGGCACACCTGCCGAACAGCGTGATGCGAAGTCGGAAGCAGGTGGCGAGGCCGGTGTGGACGTGTTTGAAGTCGTAGGCCACATAAAGTGGTTCGATGCGAGTAAAGGATTCGGGTTCGTGGTTCCCGAGAACGGTATGCCAGACGTGCTGCTGCACGTGACCTGCCTCAGGGCGGGAGGCTATCAGACGGCCTACGAAGGGGCTCGGGTTCACTGCCAGGTCTTGAAGCGCCAGCGCGGCTTGCAAGCCTTCCGCATCCTCAACATGGACGAGTCGACGGCCGTTCATCCCTCCGAGATCCAGGCGCGCACGCACGTCAGTGTCGAGCCGGAGAGCGACTGGGAACGCTGCCAGGTGAAGTGGTTCAACCGCATCTCCGGCTTCGGATTCCTGACGCGGGGAGAAGGCACGGAGGATATCTTCGTGCACATGGAGACCTTGCGCAAGTACGGTTTTACTGAACTCCGCCCGGGACAGTGGGTGCTGTGCCGCCACGGTCGGGGCCCCAAGGGTGCGATGGCGGCTGAGCTTCGCCCGGACAGCGAAGCCGGTTATCGTTCGCCGCACTGA
- a CDS encoding lactoylglutathione lyase: protein MKYLHTMVRISDIAQSLDFYCNKLGLEEVRRYESQQGRFTLIFLAAPADKERALADRAPLLELTYNWDPEEYRGGRNFGHLAFLVDDIHATCARLMAAGVTINRPPRDGHMAFIRSPDGISIELLQKGDSLTPCEPWTSMPNTGTW, encoded by the coding sequence ATGAAGTACCTGCACACGATGGTGCGGATCAGCGATATCGCGCAGTCCCTCGACTTCTACTGCAACAAGCTCGGCCTCGAGGAGGTCCGCCGCTACGAGAGCCAGCAGGGCCGCTTCACGCTGATTTTTCTCGCCGCCCCCGCCGACAAGGAACGCGCGCTGGCCGATCGGGCGCCGCTCCTCGAGTTGACCTACAATTGGGATCCCGAGGAGTACCGGGGCGGGCGCAATTTCGGTCATCTCGCCTTCCTCGTCGACGACATCCACGCGACCTGCGCACGCCTCATGGCGGCCGGTGTGACGATCAACCGCCCTCCGCGCGACGGACACATGGCGTTCATTCGCTCCCCCGACGGCATCTCGATAGAATTGCTGCAGAAAGGCGACAGCCTCACGCCCTGCGAACCGTGGACGTCGATGCCCAACACAGGCACGTGGTAG
- the recJ gene encoding single-stranded-DNA-specific exonuclease RecJ, translating into MTETATLTQSPDSGAGPAERRLFLGVRRSARGLSWYDRLAPGRGALATAIAQRHDVPELLGRLLAARDVGIDEVPGFLDPRLRDLLPDPKGLQDMGRGAERLATAIEKGERVAIFGDYDVDGATSSALLARFLAAHDIRSRIYIPDRLFEGYGPNPEAIASLIDEGAQLIVTVDCGTASHGPLAVARERGVDVVVIDHHQADAELPEVAALINPNRQDDLSGMGHLCAVGVVFLTLVATTKALRERGHYRARPEPSLLGWLDLVALGTVCDVVPLEGLNRAFVVQGLQVMRQRRNLGLRALADAAGLAAAPTPYHLGYVLGPRINAGGRIGNSALGATLLISEDDAESQRIAETLDRLNRERKTMETEILEAARAAGEAQVADDPDRPIIIAGSRDWHKGLVGLVASRLTEQFGRPSLVIAWGENGEGTGSLRSIRGCDIGAAVRQAAAEGVIVKGGGHAMAAGLTVAEARLGALEGFLRARLAGVVRDARAVAGLGVDGALSPGAATPALVTLIEKAGPYGAGNPSPRFVFPAQRVRAVKVVGEAHLRCTLEGGDGSRINAIAFRAAGTAIGDMLQASDGMPVHVAGALKRDTWGGRERIDLTIDDVADPRLQEQG; encoded by the coding sequence GCTCGCGGCCCGCGACGTCGGGATCGACGAGGTGCCGGGGTTCCTCGATCCGCGGCTGCGCGATCTGCTGCCCGATCCCAAGGGCCTCCAGGACATGGGAAGGGGCGCCGAACGCCTCGCAACGGCCATCGAGAAGGGGGAACGGGTCGCGATTTTCGGAGACTACGATGTCGACGGGGCGACCTCCTCGGCGCTGCTGGCGCGGTTTCTCGCCGCGCACGACATCCGCTCGCGGATCTACATTCCGGACCGGCTCTTCGAGGGCTATGGCCCCAATCCCGAAGCGATCGCCTCGCTCATCGATGAAGGTGCCCAACTGATCGTCACGGTCGACTGCGGCACGGCGAGCCATGGTCCGCTCGCGGTGGCTCGCGAACGTGGGGTCGACGTCGTCGTCATCGATCATCATCAGGCGGACGCCGAGTTGCCGGAGGTCGCCGCACTGATCAACCCCAACCGCCAGGACGATCTCAGCGGCATGGGGCATCTCTGCGCCGTCGGCGTGGTCTTTCTGACGCTCGTTGCGACCACAAAGGCGCTGCGTGAACGCGGCCACTATCGTGCACGCCCGGAGCCGAGCCTGCTTGGCTGGCTCGATCTGGTGGCGCTCGGGACGGTGTGCGACGTGGTGCCGCTCGAGGGGCTCAACCGTGCCTTCGTCGTGCAGGGCTTGCAGGTGATGCGCCAGCGCCGGAACCTCGGACTGCGGGCCCTCGCCGACGCTGCCGGGCTCGCGGCCGCGCCGACGCCCTATCATCTCGGCTACGTGCTCGGGCCGCGCATCAACGCCGGCGGACGGATCGGCAATTCGGCGCTCGGGGCAACGCTGCTGATCTCGGAGGACGACGCGGAAAGCCAGCGCATCGCCGAAACGCTCGACCGGCTCAACCGGGAGCGAAAGACCATGGAGACCGAGATCCTCGAGGCCGCGCGCGCGGCTGGCGAGGCGCAGGTGGCCGATGATCCGGATCGGCCCATCATCATCGCGGGCTCCCGGGACTGGCACAAGGGCCTCGTCGGCCTCGTCGCCAGCCGGCTGACGGAGCAGTTCGGCCGACCGTCGCTGGTGATCGCCTGGGGCGAGAACGGCGAGGGAACCGGCTCGCTTCGCTCCATCCGTGGGTGCGACATCGGCGCGGCGGTGCGCCAGGCGGCGGCCGAGGGCGTGATCGTCAAGGGGGGTGGCCATGCCATGGCGGCGGGCCTGACGGTCGCCGAGGCGCGGCTCGGCGCGCTCGAGGGTTTCCTGCGGGCCCGACTCGCTGGTGTGGTGCGCGATGCACGGGCGGTCGCCGGCCTCGGCGTGGACGGCGCGCTCTCGCCCGGGGCGGCAACGCCCGCGCTGGTGACGCTGATCGAGAAGGCCGGGCCTTACGGTGCCGGCAATCCGAGCCCGAGGTTCGTCTTCCCGGCGCAGCGCGTGCGGGCGGTCAAGGTGGTTGGCGAAGCGCATCTGCGCTGCACGCTCGAGGGCGGCGACGGCAGTCGCATCAACGCCATCGCGTTTCGGGCGGCCGGTACCGCGATCGGCGACATGCTGCAGGCGTCCGACGGCATGCCGGTGCACGTTGCCGGGGCCTTGAAGCGCGATACCTGGGGTGGGCGCGAACGAATCGATCTCACCATCGACGACGTCGCCGATCCGCGCCTACAGGAGCAAGGCTGA